In the Pseudorasbora parva isolate DD20220531a chromosome 23, ASM2467924v1, whole genome shotgun sequence genome, one interval contains:
- the akt2l gene encoding v-akt murine thymoma viral oncogene homolog 2, like yields the protein MTEVSVVKEGWLHKRGEYIKTWRPRYFILKNDGSFIGYKEKPELADPSSAPLNNFSVEECQLMKTERPRPNTFMIRCLQWTSVIERTFHVESREDRDEWMCAIQAVANGLKEREVDEPMEIKCVSDISGLEDMEVSLSKSSSRATMNDFDYLKLLGKGTFGKVILVREKVSGMYYAMKILRKDVIIAKDEVAHTVTESRVLQNTRHPFLTTLKYAFQTPDRLCFVMEYANGGELFFHLSRERLFSEDRARFYSAEIVSALDYLHSQNVVYRDLKLENLMLDKDGHIKITDFGLCKEGITDEATMRTFCGTPEYLAPEVLEDNDYGRAVDWWGLGVVMYEMMCGRLPFYNQDHQRLFELIVMEEIRFPKSLSPEAKALLSGLLRKDPKQRLGGGPDDARDVMTHSFFSGVQWEAVLQKKLEPPFKPQVTSEMDTRYFDDEFTAQSITVTPPDKRCRGVEEAEPSCAHFPQFSYSASIRE from the exons ATGACGGAGGTCAGCGTGGTGAAGGAAGGCTGGCTCCATAAACGAG gcgAGTACATAAAGACGTGGAGGCCGCGATACTTTATCCTGAAGAACGACGGATCCTTCATCGGCTACAAGGAGAAGCCGGAGCTGGCGGATCCGAGCTCAGCGCCACTCAATAACTTCTCAGTGGAAG AGTGTCAGCTGATGAAGACGGAGCGTCCGCGTCCCAACACCTTCATGATCCGCTGCCTGCAGTGGACGAGCGTCATCGAGCGCACCTTCCATGTGGAGAGCCGTGAGGACAG GGACGAGTGGATGTGTGCAATCCAGGCAGTGGCCAATGGGCTGAAGGAGCGTGAAGTGGACGAACCAATGGAGATCAAGTGCGTCAGTGACATCAGCGGTCTGGAGGACATGGAGGTTTCTCTGTCCAAGTCCAGCTCCAGAGCG ACGATGAATGACTTTGATTACCTGAAGCTGCTGGGTAAAGGCACGTTTGGGAAGGTTATTCTGGTGCGAGAGAAGGTCTCTGGGATGTACTACGCCATGAAGATCCTGCGCAAGGACGTCATCATCGCAAAG gatgAAGTCGCACATACAGTCACAGAGAGTCGCGTCCTGCAGAACACCAGACACCCCTTCCTGACG ACCCTTAAATACGCCTTCCAGACTCCCGACCGGCTGTGTTTCGTGATGGAGTATGCTAACGGTGGAGAG CTCTTCTTCCATCTGTCCCGCGAGCGTTTGTTCTCCGAGGACAGAGCTCGCTTCTACAGCGCTGAGATCGTCTCCGCTCTCGACTATCTGCACTCGCAGAACGTGGTCTACAGGGACCTGAAG CTGGAGAACCTCATGCTGGATAAAGATGGACATATTAAAATCACAGACTTTGGCCTCTGTAAGGAAGGCATCACAGACGAGGCCACCATGAGGACGTTCTGCGGGACCCCAGAATACCTTGCACCGGAG GTGCTAGAGGATAATGATTACGGCCGCGCGGTGGACTGGTGGGGTCTGGGAGTCGTGATGTATGAGATGATGTGCGGACGGCTGCCGTTCTACAATCAGGACCATCAGCGGCTCTTCGAGCTCATCGTGATGGAGGAGATCCGCTTCCCCAAGAGCCTTTCACCTGAAGCCAAAGCACTGCTCAGCGGCCTGCTGAGGAAAGACCCCAAACAGAG gCTCGGAGGCGGTCCAGATGATGCGAGAGACGTGATGACGCACAGCTTCTTCAGCGGCGTTCAGTGGGAGGCGGTCCTGCAGAAGAAG CTGGAGCCGCCCTTTAAACCCCAGGTGACCTCAGAGATGGACACGCGGTACTTCGACGACGAGTTCACGGCGCAGAGCATCACCGTCACTCCTCCAGACAAGC GCTGTCGCGGTGTGGAGGAGGCGGAGCCATCGTGCGCTCACTTCCCTCAGTTCTCTTACTCCGCCAGCATACGGGAGTGA
- the LOC137063167 gene encoding NHL repeat-containing protein 3-like: MRRRNYCCLIAVAMALILFIMFMCGAISSHASVSRSHADFSVHGRALYKLDTSWPRKPEVFSGQVFAVAVNHLQGRVYVAQRGDGVPKVLVFSTDGEFLQAWNTSTLEMPHGMFLANASANPSVWITDVGNGPYGHTVKQYSPSGKLLQVLGSPGKAGSSLSPLQFDQPAEIFIHSSGEIYIVDGDGGMNNRLIKLSPDLQVLWMHGEKGQGLAQFYIPHSVAVDSFQRVWVADRGNRRIQVFNSVTGDWLGSWGSCFKDDAPYSVRFTPDQKYMVVAQLNTNQITLLEAPPIGIIGQCQVISTIQLAEDIKPHLVELDLKSADLYVAEIGAGQAQKFIPLTAAGV, from the exons ATGAGAAGGCGTAATTACTGCTGTTTAATTGCTGTTGCCATGGCATTAATCCTCTTCATCATGTTCATGTGTGGCGCCATCAGCTCTCAC GCGAGCGTCTCCCGATCTCACGCGGACTTCAGTGTTCACGGGCGCGCGCTCTATAAACTGGACACTTCCTGGCCCAGAAAGCCCGAGGTGTTCAGCGGTCAGGTGTTCGCAGTGGCTGTCAATCACCTGCAGGGGCGGGTCTATGTGGCGCAG AGAGGCGATGGCGTCCCTAAGGTCCTGGTCTTCAGCACAGATGGAGAGTTCCTGCAGGCCTGGAACACCAGCACTCTGGAAATGCCTCATGGGATGTTCCTGGCCAACGCATCGGCGAATCCATCCGTGTGGATCACAGATGTTGGGAACG GGCCGTATGGACACACAGTGAAGCAGTATTCTCCGTCCGGGAAGCTGCTGCAGGTTTTGGGATCTCCTGGGAAAGCCGGATCTTCGCTCAGCCCGCTGCAGTTCGACCAGCCGGCCGAAATCTTCATCCACAGCTCTGGAGAAATCTACATTGTGGACGGAGACGGCGGCATGAACAACCGCCTGATCAAACTCTCTCCAG atctgcaGGTGCTGTGGATGCACGGAGAGAAAGGTCAAGGACTGGCTCAGTTCTACATCCCTCACAGTGTGGCGGTCGACAGCTTTCAGAGG gtgtggGTCGCAGACCGAGGGAACAGGCGTATCCAGGTGTTTAACTCGGTGACGGGCGATTGGCTGGGCTCGTGGGGAAGCTGCTTCAAAGACGACGCGCCGTACTCCGTCAG ATTCACTCCTGACCAGAAGTACATGGTGGTGGCCCAGTTAAACACCAATCAGATCACTCTGCTGGAGGCTCCGCCCATCGGCATCATCGGTCAGTGTCAGGTGATCAGCACCATCCAGCTGGCTGAGGACATCAAACCGCACCTGGTGGAGCTGGACCTGAAGAGCGCCGACCTATACGTGGCGGAGATCGGGGCGGGTCAGGCGCAAAAGTTCATTCCGCTGACCGCCGCCGGTGTTTAG